One Chloroflexaceae bacterium genomic window, ACTGAGCAGCGGGCCGCGCAGGGCCTGTAACGGCTGGCCTGCCCGCGGGATGGGGTTGCCCTGGGGACACTGGGCCGGGTAATCGAGGTAGGCGTCCAGCGCGTCAATCACTTCAGGTGCAGTGGCGTGCTCGAGCTGGCAGGCCCACTCATGCGCCAAGGCCCAATCCAGCTTGAGATGGTC contains:
- a CDS encoding metal-dependent transcriptional regulator codes for the protein PYKGVTLTETGRDLAQNVIRRERLWERFLVDHLKLDWALAHEWACQLEHATAPEVIDALDAYLDYPAQCPQGNPIPRAGQPLQALRGPLLS